Proteins from a single region of Oreochromis niloticus isolate F11D_XX linkage group LG7, O_niloticus_UMD_NMBU, whole genome shotgun sequence:
- the LOC102080245 gene encoding trichohyalin gives MSQTEYPKGQEVDPNAVPWDQPLDPYLSSLPWCDQVEIEEKRLEEMEDEMLTNAEKVKLLMEENERNRAELKKLSYQLQEKEAIIEEKQQDLRDMDKKNQELQRKLDQALQQNKKLVQEKKHEDMKKRGMDRNLLDAELMYSIEKKRLGDTLQANEKLLQEKRQQEIKQKEMDRKLQSIKQHNESLQGKLDQALRQNKKLVQGKKHEDMKKRGMDRNLLDVELMYSIEKKRLGDTLQANEKLLQEKREQEIKQKEMDCKLQSIEQQNESLQGKLDEALRQNKEILQEKKQLDRKQGDMECQLQHMEGKDRMLQVKFDETLQKYQELQELHNKMKYKVTELEGENEKLQKQEATSKVLKERLEDKQAELEEVEKKCNKLEQQNTETIEELKILILEKKVLIEKHLEKKKRRFFRFFRRRDTPSFTAADVTSSSSTSVPT, from the coding sequence ATGTCTCAAACAGAATATCCAAAGGGACAAGAAGTTGACCCCAACGCTGTTCCCTGGGATCAGCCACTAGACCCTtacctctcctctcttccttgGTGTGACCAAGTAGAAATAGAGGAAAAGCGCTTGGAAGAAATGGAGGATGAAATGCTCACGAACGCAGAGAAGGTTAAGTTATTGATggaggaaaatgagagaaacaGGGCTGAATTAAAAAAGTTGTCCTACCAGCTTCAAGAAAAGGAAGCTATTATTGAGGAGAAACAACAGGATCTCCGGGACATGGACAAAAAGAACCAGGAGCTTCAAAGAAAGCTTGATCAAGCTctgcagcaaaataaaaaactcGTCCAAGAGAAGAAACATGAGGACATGAAGAAGAGAGGGATGGACCGCAATCTCCTAGACGCGGAGTTAATGTACAGTATCGAGAAAAAAAGGCTTGGTGACACACTGCAAGCAAATGAAAAGCTTCTACAAGAGAAAAGGCAACAGGAgatcaaacaaaaagaaatggatCGCAAGCTTCAGAGCATCAAGCAACACAATGAAAGCTTGCAAGGAAAGCTTGATCAAGCTCTgcgacaaaataaaaaacttgtCCAAGGGAAGAAACATGAGGACATGAAGAAGAGAGGGATGGACCGCAATCTCCTAGACGTGGAGTTAATGTACAGTATCGAGAAAAAAAGGCTTGGTGACACACTGCAAGCAaatgagaagcttcttcaagaGAAAAGGGAACAAGAGAtcaaacaaaaggaaatggATTGCAAGCTTCAGAGCATCGAGCAACAAAATGAAAGCTTGCAAGGaaagcttgatgaagctctgcgacaaaataaagaaatcctccAAGAGAAAAAGCAGCTGGACAGAAAGCAGGGAGACATGGAGTGCCAACTCCAGCACATGGAGGGAAAAGACAGGATGCTGCAGGTAAAGTTCGATGAGACACTGCAGAAATATCAAGAGCTGCAAGAACTTCATAACAAAATGAAGTACAAAGTAACTGAGCTGgaaggagaaaatgaaaaactgcaaaaacaggAGGCAACATCTAAAGTACTGAAAGAAAGGTTGGAAGACAAACAAGCTGAATTAGAAGAAGTGGAGAAAAAATGCAATAAACTGGAGCAGCAAAATACTGAAACAATCGAGGAGTTGAAAATCCTCATCCTCGAGAAAAAAGTGCTCATAGAAAAGCAtctggagaagaagaaaagacgCTTCTTCCGCTTCTTCCGGAGGAGGGACACTCCTTCTTTCACTGCTGCCGATGTCACctcgtcttcctccacctccGTTCCAACTTaa
- the LOC109202883 gene encoding microphthalmia-associated transcription factor, producing the protein MQARLHGLSSSNNISALSSDPSLLQQQSTVPQSSQSLAPNTGGASNQNLLGPVAIGQPLPASFLSPPSSDSPAGLTISSPLDLGSLSFAELDDPPASALYSDMGLGDILMDDGCTLSPERIGEPLFSPLSPGASKTSSRRSSLEMDEDL; encoded by the coding sequence ATGCAGGCACGGCTTCACGGCCTCTCATCCTCCaacaacatttctgctctgagcTCCGACCCCTCCCTGCTCCAGCAGCAGTCCACAGTTCCACAGAGCAGCCAGTCTCTGGCTCCCAACACGGGAGGAGCCTCCAACCAGAACCTCCTCGGTCCGGTAGCCATTGGACAACCTTTGCCTGCCTCCTTCCTGTCCCCACCCTCCTCAGACTCTCCCGCCGGACTCACCATAAGTAGTCCGCTGGACCTGGGCAGCCTGAGCTTTGCTGAGCTCGATGACCCCCCGGCCTCCGCCCTCTACTCCGATATGGGTTTGGGAGACATACTTATGGATGACGGGTGCACTCTGTCTCCAGAGAGGATTGGCGAGCCGCTGTTTTCTCCTTTGTCACCGGGTGCCTCTAAAACCAGCAGTCGCAGGAGCAGCCTTGAGATGGACGAGGACTTGTGA
- the LOC102082019 gene encoding uncharacterized protein LOC102082019, whose amino-acid sequence MDDMLNSADTTEKAYDRNADKAAVHDPLPATSKLPVTRDSTADLTESLTEVNSFSEQISTEDTELSSVDLSANVFPHRTVEAPKNMQNIPKSGVTRAVPNCSPQSVEKEQPKPRSALLPSSLEVSTVHELSHPPKPKGKSQESLKTTSAHTDPGAEDLCAAILMACLFCHPLDCLLSTLRGFNGCAWWLCSSFYDCEPLLHVMHHCNLCGCLGVSRCFQSDCPLCDLCLHATECLDLAMEISQMLYH is encoded by the exons ATGGATGACATGCTCAATTCTGCAGATACGACTGAAAAAGCGTACGATAGAAATGCTGACAAAGCAGCGGTCCACGATCCACTACCTGCTACTTCAAAGTTGCCTGTTACACGTGATTCCACTGCAGACCTTACAG AATCGTTGACTGAAGTCAATAGTTTTTCAGAGCAGATTTCCACTGAGGACACTGAACTATCTTCAGTGGACCTCTCTGCGAATGTCTTCCCCCATAGAACAGTAG AAGCTcccaaaaacatgcaaaatataCCAAAGTCAGGAGTGACCAGAGCAGTACCTAACTGCAGTCCACAATCTGTGGAAAAGGAGCAGCCAAAACCTCGCAGTGCCCTGCTGCCGTCCTCTCTGGAGGTCAGCACAGTCCATGAATTGAGCCATCCACCCAAACCAAAGGGCAAGAGCCAAGAAAGCCTTAAAACCACTTCTGCTCACACCGACCCAGGCGCAGAGG ACCTTTGTGCTGCGATCCTCATGGCCTGCCTCTTCTGCCACCCCCTGGACTGCCTCCTGTCCACGCTGAGGGGGTTTAACGGGTGCGCCTGGTGGCTTTGCTCGTCCTTCTACGACTGCGAGCCTCTCCTGCATGTGATGCACCACTGCAACCTGTGCGGGTGTCTGGGTGTTTCTCGCTGCTTCCAGAGCGACTGTCCACTGTGCGACTTGTGCCTCCACGCTACAGAATGCCTGGACCTCGCTATGGAAATCTCTCAGATGCTTTACCACTGA
- the LOC106097835 gene encoding scavenger receptor cysteine-rich type 1 protein M130, which translates to MFGWKMQQPAPLWKIKLDCVWSGSTLGECATPDNSYTVRILTCLDSVRLLNGSSLCSGRLEVKSNQSWSSVCEADFDQQDAEVVCRELGCGPPSVLQGALYGEVEAPVWSKEFQCGGHESALLDCRSSGSARNSCSPGKAVGLTCSEPVRLVGEAHRCAGTLEVKHLGEWRPVDVSDWTLKEAAVVCEQLDCGLAVSVGQRVESSDLAVWVMRLNCVQVGSPLRECATSNDSSSIVNITCSDLLVQPVISLSSNDGVSEAQQQGFRVSRSSNFTISCFIQPQYPGGSFQLTFNKAYKYTQAAVNHSAHFLFPAAEPAHQGNYSCVYHVHVFFHNFSSESRLLSVTVSDHTGLTVRVILLPLILLLENIVLYFCCKNRRKQRSSRQEHTEMVDCKVGVCADEGAHGEQDV; encoded by the exons ATGTTCGGATGGAAAATGCAGCAGCCTGCACCTTTGTGGAAGATCAAACTTGACTGTGTTTGGTCAGGATCTACTCTGGGGGAGTGTGCAACACCAGATAATTCTTATACAGTCCGGATTCTCACCTGTTTAG ACTCTGTCAGGCTGCTGAATGGTTCCAGTCTGTGTTCAGGCAGACTGGAGGTGAAGTCTAACCAGAGCTggtcctcagtgtgtgaagctgACTTTGACCAGCAGGATGCAGAGGTGGTCTGTAGGGAGCTCGGCTGTGGGCCTCCTTCGGTCCTCCAGGGGGCGCTCTATGGAGAAGTGGAGGCTCCAGTGTGGAgcaaagagttccagtgtggaGGCCATGAGTCTGCTCTCCTGGACTGTAGAAGCTCAGGCTCAGCTAGAAACAGCTGCTCACCTGGCAAAGCTGTTGGACTCACCTGCTCAG AGCCCGTCAGGCTGGTGGGAGAAGCCCATCGGTGTGCAGGCACACTCGAGGTGAAACATTTGGGAGAGTGGAGACCAGTGGATGTCTCTGATTGGACCCTGAAGGAAGCAGCTGTTGTGTGTGAACAACTGGACTGTGGCTTAGCTGTTTCTGTAGGACAGAGGGTGGAGTCCTCAGACTTGGCAGTGTGGGTGATGAGACTTAACTGTGTTCAGGTTGGATCACCTCTGAGAGAGTGTGCAACATCAAATGACTCTTCCTCCATTGTGAATATCACCTGCTCAG ACCTGCTTGTTCAGCCAGTCATTTCTTTGTCCTCCAATGATGGGGTCTCTGAGGCCCAGCAGCAGGGGTTTCGGGTATCCAGAAGTTCCAACTTCACCATCAGTTGTTTCATCCAGCCACAGTACCCTGGAGGCTCCTTTCAGCTTACCTTCAACAAAGCATACAAATACACCCAAGCAGCTGTCAATCACTCTGcccatttcctgtttcctgctGCAGAGCCCGCCCACcaaggaaactacagctgtgtttATCacgttcatgttttttttcataactTCTCCTCTGAGAGCCGCCTGCTGTCTGTCACTGTGTCAG ATCACACAGGTCTTACTGTCAGAGTGATCCTCCTGCCGCTGATTCTGCTGTTGGAGAACATTGTCTTATATTTCTGCTGTAAG AACAGGAGAAAGCAGAGGTCCAGCAGACAGGAGCACACTGAGATGGTGGACTGTAAAGTTGGTGTTTGTGCAGATGAAGGAGCTCATGGAGAACAGGACGTCTGA